A single window of Podarcis raffonei isolate rPodRaf1 chromosome 9, rPodRaf1.pri, whole genome shotgun sequence DNA harbors:
- the AASDH gene encoding beta-alanine-activating enzyme isoform X5, with amino-acid sequence MASPLTFDPSVIELFIALASGASLLIVPNLIKMMPQELSEALFQHHRVSVLQATPTLLRRFGVQRIKSTLLSADTSLRILALGGEAFPGLNVLRSWRGKGNKTHVFNIYGITEVSCWATCYKVPEEVFSSDHRFDSLVPLGTPLSGTIVEVKDANGSTVLEGEGQVFIGGEERVCFLDDEVTLPKGTMRATGDFVRVKDTEMLFLGRKDNQIKRHGKRLSIEYVQQIAEGYCQVETCAVIWYQQEKLILFVVPKGNFKKRDILKKLQECLPSHAVPDEVLLIDTLPFTSHGKMDVSELSRIYNSHLNSRRSDSKLNENELWERLQHLWKAVLNFPDESTSILKESRFLHSGGDSFKSLQFHDEIEHMVGKPVPGLLEIILSRSIEEVYRHILKTVFPSENLKLSCNNAVKRKLSESNSEEPSKKYVQLKPERSPVVESNIVGFTAVTRGNRLLSMSDPLKNPSNTEQAGESEVLPSMRDKTIVSSANMAEDDSILNTPVHENLGQTAEKLMLHLRWKSDLGKCVDASPLVVTEKLSAFVYIGSHSHVIQAIDLYSGKVKWERNLADRIESSACVSRCGNFLVVGCYNGLVYVLRRSDGETHWTFATEDAVKSSPAVDPSTGVVFIGSHDRHVYALDIYRKECVWKLHCEAGAVFASPHLNLLPHHLYIATLGGLLLAVNPITGNAIWKSFCGKPIFSSPHCNKDCVCVGCVDGNLYCFSHFGEKIWKFSSNGPIFSSPCISDFSSDIFFGSHDNFTYCCSTEGNLMWKFETTSTVYAIPFVFHHPAFQDETLLAVASTDGRIWILNAKTGFVQGEEKLPGEVFSSPVVWGTTIIVGCRNNYIYCFDLCVFKTK; translated from the exons ATGGCCTCTCCCCTGACGTTTGATCCATCTGTAATTGAGCTGTTCATTGCTCTGGCAAGTGGGGCTTCCCTGCTTATAGTTCCTAACCTGATTAAAATGATGCCACAGGAGTTGTCTGAGGCTCTTTTTCAGCACCACAGAGTGTCTGTATTACAG GCTACACCCACACTTCTGCGCAGATTTGGAGTTCAGCGCATTAAATCAACATTGTTGTCTGCTGATACGTCACTGCGAATCTTAGCTCTTGGTGGAGAAGCATTTCCTGGACTGAATGTGCTAAGAAGCTGGAGAGGAAAGGGAAACAAAACACACGTGTTTAATATCTATGGTATTACAGAAGTTTCCTGCTGGGCCACATGCTACAAGGTTCCCGAGGAGGTTTTTAGTTCTGATCACCG ATTTGATTCCCTTGTACCACTGGGAACCCCACTGTCTGGAACAATAGTTGAAGTCAAAGATGCTAATGGTTCTACCGTTCTAGAAGGTGAAGGTCAAGTGTTCATAG gAGGTGAGGAACGTGTCTGCTTTCTTGATGATGAAGTAACACTACCTAAGGGCACAATGAGAGCAACTGGAGACTTCGTAAGAGTAAAAGATACCGAAATGTTATTCTTGGGGCGGAAGGACAATCAAATTAAACGTCATGGCAAGCGCCTCAGTATTGAATATGTACAGCAG ATTGCGGAAGGCTACTGTCAAGTGGAAACATGTGCTGTGATATGGTATCAACAGGAAAAATTAATTCTGTTCGTTGTGCCCaaaggcaattttaaaaaaagagacattttAAAGAAACTCCAGGAATGTCTTCCTAGCCATGCAGTCCCAGATGAGGTTTTGCTGATTGACACTTTACCATTCACATCACATG GCAAAATGGATGTGTCTGAGCTGAGCAGGATTTACAACAGCCATTTGAACTCTAGAAGGAGTGACAGTAAGCTGAACGAGAATGAATTGTGGGAGAGATTGCAGCATTTATGGAAG GCTGTTCTGAATTTCCCAGATGAATCcacaagcattttaaaagagtCACGGTTTTTGCACAGTGGTGGGGATTCCTTCAAATCATTACAGTTCCATGATGAAATTGAACATATGGTAGGCAAGCCTGTCCCTGGCCTCCTGGAAATTATTCTCAGTAGATCCATCGAAGAGGTCTACAGGCATATCTTAAAAACAGTTTTCCCAAGCGAAAACCTGAAATTAAGCTGTAACAATGCTGTAAAAAGAAAGCTGAGTGAAAGCAACAGCGAGGAGCCCAGTAAAAAGTATGTGCAGCTAAAACCTGAAAGATCCCCAGTAGTTGAATCAAATATTGTTGGATTTACTGCCGTGACCCGAGGAAACCGGTTGTTGTCTATGAGTGACCCCTTGAAGAACCCCAGTAATACAGAGCAAGCAGGAGAGAGCGAAGTTTTGCCGAGCATGCGGGATAAAACAATTGTCAGCAGTGCAAATATGGCAGAAGATGATTCTATACTAAACACTCCTGTACATGAGAATCTTGGGCAAACGGCTGAAAAGTTAATGTTGCATCTCAGATGGAAGTCAGACCTGGGCAAATGTGTGGATGCATCTCCACTAGTTGTCACCGAAAAATTATCTGCCTTTGTGTATATTGGATCGCATTCTCACGTGATTCAAGCAATTGACCTATATTCAGGAAAAGTCAAGTGGGAGAGAAACCTTGCGGATCGGATTGAGTCGTCCGCCTGCGTATCTAGGTGCGGAAACTTCCTTGTTGTTG GATGTTATAATGGGTTGGTATATGTCCTCAGAAGGAGTGATGGGGAAACACACTGGACATTTGCGACTGAGGATGCTGTGAAAAGTTCTCCAGCTGTAGATCCTTCCACAGGAGTAGTCTTCATTGGATCTCATGACCGTCATGTATACGCTTTAGATATTTAT AGGAAAGAGTGTGTCTGGAAATTACACTGTGAAGCTGGAGCTGTATTCGCCTCTCCTCACCTAAATCTGTTACCACATCACCTGTATATTGCTACACTTGGAGGGCTGCTGCTAGCTGTAAATCCA ATTACGGGGAACGCAATCTGGAAGAGCTTTTGCGGAAAACCTATCTTCTCATCACCACATTGCAACAAGGACTGTGTATGTGTAGGATGTGTGGATGGAAATTTATATTGCTTTAGCCACTTTGGAGAAAAG ATATGGAAGTTTTCCAGCAATGGACCAATTTTTTCATCGCCATGTATTTCAGATTTTTCCAGCGATATATTTTTTGGATCCCATGACAACTTTACTTACTGCTGTAGTACGGAAGGTAATTTAATGTGGAAATTTGAAACAACATCAACTGTATATGCAATTCCATTTGTTTTCCATCATCCTGCCTTCCAAGATGAAACACTTCTGGCAGTGGCATCCACAGATGGCAGAATATGGATCTTGAATGCCAAGACTGGCTTTGTACAAGGTGAAGAGAAGCTTCCAGGAGAAGTGTTCTCATCTCCTGTTGTATGGGGAACAACGATCATTGTAGGCTGTAGAAATAACTATATTTATTGCTttgatttatgtgtttttaaaaccaAATAA
- the AASDH gene encoding beta-alanine-activating enzyme isoform X2, producing MKKCNFQYVLVEKDRVDKFTVAHGHLFCHNSFEIPKVGLILFQRKGSNIEHLNNSNESYAVPSGLETRALDQLETKPFKDLLDVRQQCSIAYILHTSGTTGIPKIVRVPHKCILPNILHLRDVFKVTPDDTVFMASPLTFDPSVIELFIALASGASLLIVPNLIKMMPQELSEALFQHHRVSVLQATPTLLRRFGVQRIKSTLLSADTSLRILALGGEAFPGLNVLRSWRGKGNKTHVFNIYGITEVSCWATCYKVPEEVFSSDHRFDSLVPLGTPLSGTIVEVKDANGSTVLEGEGQVFIGGEERVCFLDDEVTLPKGTMRATGDFVRVKDTEMLFLGRKDNQIKRHGKRLSIEYVQQIAEGYCQVETCAVIWYQQEKLILFVVPKGNFKKRDILKKLQECLPSHAVPDEVLLIDTLPFTSHGKMDVSELSRIYNSHLNSRRSDSKLNENELWERLQHLWKAVLNFPDESTSILKESRFLHSGGDSFKSLQFHDEIEHMVGKPVPGLLEIILSRSIEEVYRHILKTVFPSENLKLSCNNAVKRKLSESNSEEPSKKYVQLKPERSPVVESNIVGFTAVTRGNRLLSMSDPLKNPSNTEQAGESEVLPSMRDKTIVSSANMAEDDSILNTPVHENLGQTAEKLMLHLRWKSDLGKCVDASPLVVTEKLSAFVYIGSHSHVIQAIDLYSGKVKWERNLADRIESSACVSRCGNFLVVGCYNGLVYVLRRSDGETHWTFATEDAVKSSPAVDPSTGVVFIGSHDRHVYALDIYRKECVWKLHCEAGAVFASPHLNLLPHHLYIATLGGLLLAVNPITGNAIWKSFCGKPIFSSPHCNKDCVCVGCVDGNLYCFSHFGEKIWKFSSNGPIFSSPCISDFSSDIFFGSHDNFTYCCSTEGNLMWKFETTSTVYAIPFVFHHPAFQDETLLAVASTDGRIWILNAKTGFVQGEEKLPGEVFSSPVVWGTTIIVGCRNNYIYCFDLCVFKTK from the exons ATGAAAAAGTGTAACTTCCAATATGTCCTTGTGGAGAAAGACAGAGTTGAT aaATTCACAGTAGCACATGGGCATTTGTTCTGCCATAATTCCTTTGAAATACCAAAAGTTGGTTTGATTCTTTTCCAGAGGAAGGGCAGTAATATTGAACATTTAAACAATAGCAATGAAAGTTATGCCGTGCCAAGTGGCTTAGAGACACGAGCCTTGGACCAGCTTGAGACAAAACCATTCAAAGACCTGCTGGATGTCAGACAGCAATGCTCCATAGCATATATTTTACATACATCTGGAACAACAGGGATCCCTAAAATTGTCCGGGTACCTCACAAATGCATACTGCCAAATATTCTTCATCTTCG AGATGTATTTAAGGTCACACCAGATGATACAGTGTTTATGGCCTCTCCCCTGACGTTTGATCCATCTGTAATTGAGCTGTTCATTGCTCTGGCAAGTGGGGCTTCCCTGCTTATAGTTCCTAACCTGATTAAAATGATGCCACAGGAGTTGTCTGAGGCTCTTTTTCAGCACCACAGAGTGTCTGTATTACAG GCTACACCCACACTTCTGCGCAGATTTGGAGTTCAGCGCATTAAATCAACATTGTTGTCTGCTGATACGTCACTGCGAATCTTAGCTCTTGGTGGAGAAGCATTTCCTGGACTGAATGTGCTAAGAAGCTGGAGAGGAAAGGGAAACAAAACACACGTGTTTAATATCTATGGTATTACAGAAGTTTCCTGCTGGGCCACATGCTACAAGGTTCCCGAGGAGGTTTTTAGTTCTGATCACCG ATTTGATTCCCTTGTACCACTGGGAACCCCACTGTCTGGAACAATAGTTGAAGTCAAAGATGCTAATGGTTCTACCGTTCTAGAAGGTGAAGGTCAAGTGTTCATAG gAGGTGAGGAACGTGTCTGCTTTCTTGATGATGAAGTAACACTACCTAAGGGCACAATGAGAGCAACTGGAGACTTCGTAAGAGTAAAAGATACCGAAATGTTATTCTTGGGGCGGAAGGACAATCAAATTAAACGTCATGGCAAGCGCCTCAGTATTGAATATGTACAGCAG ATTGCGGAAGGCTACTGTCAAGTGGAAACATGTGCTGTGATATGGTATCAACAGGAAAAATTAATTCTGTTCGTTGTGCCCaaaggcaattttaaaaaaagagacattttAAAGAAACTCCAGGAATGTCTTCCTAGCCATGCAGTCCCAGATGAGGTTTTGCTGATTGACACTTTACCATTCACATCACATG GCAAAATGGATGTGTCTGAGCTGAGCAGGATTTACAACAGCCATTTGAACTCTAGAAGGAGTGACAGTAAGCTGAACGAGAATGAATTGTGGGAGAGATTGCAGCATTTATGGAAG GCTGTTCTGAATTTCCCAGATGAATCcacaagcattttaaaagagtCACGGTTTTTGCACAGTGGTGGGGATTCCTTCAAATCATTACAGTTCCATGATGAAATTGAACATATGGTAGGCAAGCCTGTCCCTGGCCTCCTGGAAATTATTCTCAGTAGATCCATCGAAGAGGTCTACAGGCATATCTTAAAAACAGTTTTCCCAAGCGAAAACCTGAAATTAAGCTGTAACAATGCTGTAAAAAGAAAGCTGAGTGAAAGCAACAGCGAGGAGCCCAGTAAAAAGTATGTGCAGCTAAAACCTGAAAGATCCCCAGTAGTTGAATCAAATATTGTTGGATTTACTGCCGTGACCCGAGGAAACCGGTTGTTGTCTATGAGTGACCCCTTGAAGAACCCCAGTAATACAGAGCAAGCAGGAGAGAGCGAAGTTTTGCCGAGCATGCGGGATAAAACAATTGTCAGCAGTGCAAATATGGCAGAAGATGATTCTATACTAAACACTCCTGTACATGAGAATCTTGGGCAAACGGCTGAAAAGTTAATGTTGCATCTCAGATGGAAGTCAGACCTGGGCAAATGTGTGGATGCATCTCCACTAGTTGTCACCGAAAAATTATCTGCCTTTGTGTATATTGGATCGCATTCTCACGTGATTCAAGCAATTGACCTATATTCAGGAAAAGTCAAGTGGGAGAGAAACCTTGCGGATCGGATTGAGTCGTCCGCCTGCGTATCTAGGTGCGGAAACTTCCTTGTTGTTG GATGTTATAATGGGTTGGTATATGTCCTCAGAAGGAGTGATGGGGAAACACACTGGACATTTGCGACTGAGGATGCTGTGAAAAGTTCTCCAGCTGTAGATCCTTCCACAGGAGTAGTCTTCATTGGATCTCATGACCGTCATGTATACGCTTTAGATATTTAT AGGAAAGAGTGTGTCTGGAAATTACACTGTGAAGCTGGAGCTGTATTCGCCTCTCCTCACCTAAATCTGTTACCACATCACCTGTATATTGCTACACTTGGAGGGCTGCTGCTAGCTGTAAATCCA ATTACGGGGAACGCAATCTGGAAGAGCTTTTGCGGAAAACCTATCTTCTCATCACCACATTGCAACAAGGACTGTGTATGTGTAGGATGTGTGGATGGAAATTTATATTGCTTTAGCCACTTTGGAGAAAAG ATATGGAAGTTTTCCAGCAATGGACCAATTTTTTCATCGCCATGTATTTCAGATTTTTCCAGCGATATATTTTTTGGATCCCATGACAACTTTACTTACTGCTGTAGTACGGAAGGTAATTTAATGTGGAAATTTGAAACAACATCAACTGTATATGCAATTCCATTTGTTTTCCATCATCCTGCCTTCCAAGATGAAACACTTCTGGCAGTGGCATCCACAGATGGCAGAATATGGATCTTGAATGCCAAGACTGGCTTTGTACAAGGTGAAGAGAAGCTTCCAGGAGAAGTGTTCTCATCTCCTGTTGTATGGGGAACAACGATCATTGTAGGCTGTAGAAATAACTATATTTATTGCTttgatttatgtgtttttaaaaccaAATAA
- the AASDH gene encoding beta-alanine-activating enzyme isoform X1 → MTLHEIVQTAASLYPERRAVCFDECINKVPVIYTYKTVINLAIELTDFLKKHCNFTERFEIGLYCYPGINLPSWIIGILQVPAAYSPIDPDAPPNLSAYFMKKCNFQYVLVEKDRVDKFTVAHGHLFCHNSFEIPKVGLILFQRKGSNIEHLNNSNESYAVPSGLETRALDQLETKPFKDLLDVRQQCSIAYILHTSGTTGIPKIVRVPHKCILPNILHLRDVFKVTPDDTVFMASPLTFDPSVIELFIALASGASLLIVPNLIKMMPQELSEALFQHHRVSVLQATPTLLRRFGVQRIKSTLLSADTSLRILALGGEAFPGLNVLRSWRGKGNKTHVFNIYGITEVSCWATCYKVPEEVFSSDHRFDSLVPLGTPLSGTIVEVKDANGSTVLEGEGQVFIGGEERVCFLDDEVTLPKGTMRATGDFVRVKDTEMLFLGRKDNQIKRHGKRLSIEYVQQIAEGYCQVETCAVIWYQQEKLILFVVPKGNFKKRDILKKLQECLPSHAVPDEVLLIDTLPFTSHGKMDVSELSRIYNSHLNSRRSDSKLNENELWERLQHLWKAVLNFPDESTSILKESRFLHSGGDSFKSLQFHDEIEHMVGKPVPGLLEIILSRSIEEVYRHILKTVFPSENLKLSCNNAVKRKLSESNSEEPSKKYVQLKPERSPVVESNIVGFTAVTRGNRLLSMSDPLKNPSNTEQAGESEVLPSMRDKTIVSSANMAEDDSILNTPVHENLGQTAEKLMLHLRWKSDLGKCVDASPLVVTEKLSAFVYIGSHSHVIQAIDLYSGKVKWERNLADRIESSACVSRCGNFLVVGCYNGLVYVLRRSDGETHWTFATEDAVKSSPAVDPSTGVVFIGSHDRHVYALDIYRKECVWKLHCEAGAVFASPHLNLLPHHLYIATLGGLLLAVNPITGNAIWKSFCGKPIFSSPHCNKDCVCVGCVDGNLYCFSHFGEKIWKFSSNGPIFSSPCISDFSSDIFFGSHDNFTYCCSTEGNLMWKFETTSTVYAIPFVFHHPAFQDETLLAVASTDGRIWILNAKTGFVQGEEKLPGEVFSSPVVWGTTIIVGCRNNYIYCFDLCVFKTK, encoded by the exons ATGACTCTTCATGAGATTGTTCAGACTGCAGCCAGTTTGTATCCTGAGAGAAGAGCAGTATGCTTTGATGAATGCATCAATAAGGTTCCAGTTATCTACACTTACAAAACGGTTATTAACCTAGCCATAGAACTTACCGATTTCCTGAAGAAACATTGTAATTTCACCGAACGATTTGAAATAGGCCTCTACTGCTACCCAGGAATAAATCTGCCTTCTTGGATTATAGG AATTCTCCAAGTGCCAGCTGCCTATTCCCCTATTGATCCAGATGCCCCTCCAAACTTGTCTGCATATTTCATGAAAAAGTGTAACTTCCAATATGTCCTTGTGGAGAAAGACAGAGTTGAT aaATTCACAGTAGCACATGGGCATTTGTTCTGCCATAATTCCTTTGAAATACCAAAAGTTGGTTTGATTCTTTTCCAGAGGAAGGGCAGTAATATTGAACATTTAAACAATAGCAATGAAAGTTATGCCGTGCCAAGTGGCTTAGAGACACGAGCCTTGGACCAGCTTGAGACAAAACCATTCAAAGACCTGCTGGATGTCAGACAGCAATGCTCCATAGCATATATTTTACATACATCTGGAACAACAGGGATCCCTAAAATTGTCCGGGTACCTCACAAATGCATACTGCCAAATATTCTTCATCTTCG AGATGTATTTAAGGTCACACCAGATGATACAGTGTTTATGGCCTCTCCCCTGACGTTTGATCCATCTGTAATTGAGCTGTTCATTGCTCTGGCAAGTGGGGCTTCCCTGCTTATAGTTCCTAACCTGATTAAAATGATGCCACAGGAGTTGTCTGAGGCTCTTTTTCAGCACCACAGAGTGTCTGTATTACAG GCTACACCCACACTTCTGCGCAGATTTGGAGTTCAGCGCATTAAATCAACATTGTTGTCTGCTGATACGTCACTGCGAATCTTAGCTCTTGGTGGAGAAGCATTTCCTGGACTGAATGTGCTAAGAAGCTGGAGAGGAAAGGGAAACAAAACACACGTGTTTAATATCTATGGTATTACAGAAGTTTCCTGCTGGGCCACATGCTACAAGGTTCCCGAGGAGGTTTTTAGTTCTGATCACCG ATTTGATTCCCTTGTACCACTGGGAACCCCACTGTCTGGAACAATAGTTGAAGTCAAAGATGCTAATGGTTCTACCGTTCTAGAAGGTGAAGGTCAAGTGTTCATAG gAGGTGAGGAACGTGTCTGCTTTCTTGATGATGAAGTAACACTACCTAAGGGCACAATGAGAGCAACTGGAGACTTCGTAAGAGTAAAAGATACCGAAATGTTATTCTTGGGGCGGAAGGACAATCAAATTAAACGTCATGGCAAGCGCCTCAGTATTGAATATGTACAGCAG ATTGCGGAAGGCTACTGTCAAGTGGAAACATGTGCTGTGATATGGTATCAACAGGAAAAATTAATTCTGTTCGTTGTGCCCaaaggcaattttaaaaaaagagacattttAAAGAAACTCCAGGAATGTCTTCCTAGCCATGCAGTCCCAGATGAGGTTTTGCTGATTGACACTTTACCATTCACATCACATG GCAAAATGGATGTGTCTGAGCTGAGCAGGATTTACAACAGCCATTTGAACTCTAGAAGGAGTGACAGTAAGCTGAACGAGAATGAATTGTGGGAGAGATTGCAGCATTTATGGAAG GCTGTTCTGAATTTCCCAGATGAATCcacaagcattttaaaagagtCACGGTTTTTGCACAGTGGTGGGGATTCCTTCAAATCATTACAGTTCCATGATGAAATTGAACATATGGTAGGCAAGCCTGTCCCTGGCCTCCTGGAAATTATTCTCAGTAGATCCATCGAAGAGGTCTACAGGCATATCTTAAAAACAGTTTTCCCAAGCGAAAACCTGAAATTAAGCTGTAACAATGCTGTAAAAAGAAAGCTGAGTGAAAGCAACAGCGAGGAGCCCAGTAAAAAGTATGTGCAGCTAAAACCTGAAAGATCCCCAGTAGTTGAATCAAATATTGTTGGATTTACTGCCGTGACCCGAGGAAACCGGTTGTTGTCTATGAGTGACCCCTTGAAGAACCCCAGTAATACAGAGCAAGCAGGAGAGAGCGAAGTTTTGCCGAGCATGCGGGATAAAACAATTGTCAGCAGTGCAAATATGGCAGAAGATGATTCTATACTAAACACTCCTGTACATGAGAATCTTGGGCAAACGGCTGAAAAGTTAATGTTGCATCTCAGATGGAAGTCAGACCTGGGCAAATGTGTGGATGCATCTCCACTAGTTGTCACCGAAAAATTATCTGCCTTTGTGTATATTGGATCGCATTCTCACGTGATTCAAGCAATTGACCTATATTCAGGAAAAGTCAAGTGGGAGAGAAACCTTGCGGATCGGATTGAGTCGTCCGCCTGCGTATCTAGGTGCGGAAACTTCCTTGTTGTTG GATGTTATAATGGGTTGGTATATGTCCTCAGAAGGAGTGATGGGGAAACACACTGGACATTTGCGACTGAGGATGCTGTGAAAAGTTCTCCAGCTGTAGATCCTTCCACAGGAGTAGTCTTCATTGGATCTCATGACCGTCATGTATACGCTTTAGATATTTAT AGGAAAGAGTGTGTCTGGAAATTACACTGTGAAGCTGGAGCTGTATTCGCCTCTCCTCACCTAAATCTGTTACCACATCACCTGTATATTGCTACACTTGGAGGGCTGCTGCTAGCTGTAAATCCA ATTACGGGGAACGCAATCTGGAAGAGCTTTTGCGGAAAACCTATCTTCTCATCACCACATTGCAACAAGGACTGTGTATGTGTAGGATGTGTGGATGGAAATTTATATTGCTTTAGCCACTTTGGAGAAAAG ATATGGAAGTTTTCCAGCAATGGACCAATTTTTTCATCGCCATGTATTTCAGATTTTTCCAGCGATATATTTTTTGGATCCCATGACAACTTTACTTACTGCTGTAGTACGGAAGGTAATTTAATGTGGAAATTTGAAACAACATCAACTGTATATGCAATTCCATTTGTTTTCCATCATCCTGCCTTCCAAGATGAAACACTTCTGGCAGTGGCATCCACAGATGGCAGAATATGGATCTTGAATGCCAAGACTGGCTTTGTACAAGGTGAAGAGAAGCTTCCAGGAGAAGTGTTCTCATCTCCTGTTGTATGGGGAACAACGATCATTGTAGGCTGTAGAAATAACTATATTTATTGCTttgatttatgtgtttttaaaaccaAATAA